In Hemiscyllium ocellatum isolate sHemOce1 chromosome 20, sHemOce1.pat.X.cur, whole genome shotgun sequence, one genomic interval encodes:
- the LOC132825557 gene encoding GATA zinc finger domain-containing protein 14-like — translation MENTSHNPSNRNGKHPSISQQPERKTPTKIPATGTENTNQNPSNRNGKHQSKSQQQERKTTTKIPATGTENNNQNPSNRNRKHQSNPSNRNGKHHSNSQQKERKMPFKFPAKGTENTNRNPSCRNRKHQSKSQQTEWKTPAIIPATGTENTSQNPSCRNRKHQPKSQQTERKTPAIIPTTGTENTHQYPSNRNGKHQPKSQQQERKILIKIPATGTENTNQNPSNRNRKHQPKSQQMEGKTPAIIPATGTENTNQNPSNRNRKHQPKSQQQEQKTPTKIPATGTENTNQNPSDRNGKHQSKSQHQERKTTTKIPAIGTENNNQNPSNRNRKHEPKFQQQEQKTPIKIPATGTENTNQNPSNRNRKHQKSASNRNRKHQSNPSNRNGKHQPKSQQQEQKTPEICQQQEQKTSIKSQQQER, via the coding sequence ATGGAAAACACCAGCCATAATCCCAGCAACCGGAACGGAAAACACCCATCAATATCCCAGCAACCAGAACGGAAAACACCAACCAAAATCCCAGCAACAGGAACAGAAAACACCAACCAAAATCCCAGCAACAGGAACGGAAAACACCAATCAAAATCCCAGCAACAGGAACGGAAAACAACAACCAAAATCCCAGCAACAGGAACAGAAAACAACAACCAAAATCCCAGCAACAGGAACAGAAAACATCAATCAAATCCGAGCAACAGGAACGGAAAACACCATTCAAATTCCCAGCAAAAGGAACGGAAAATGCCATTCAAATTCCCAGCAAAAGGAACAGAAAACACCAATCGAAATCCCAGCTGCAGGAACAGAAAACACCAATCAAAATCCCAGCAAACGGAATGGAAAACACCAGCCATAATCCCAGCAACCGGAACGGAAAACACCAGCCAAAATCCCAGCTGCAGGAACAGAAAACACCAGCCAAAATCCCAGCAAACGGAACGGAAAACACCAGCCATAATCCCAACAACCGGAACGGAAAACACCCATCAATATCCCAGCAACAGGAATGGAAAACACCAACCAAAATCCCAGCAACAGGAACGGAAAATACTAATCAAAATCCCAGCAACAGGAACGGAAAACACCAATCAAAATCCCAgcaacaggaacagaaagcaCCAACCAAAATCCCAGCAAATGGAAGGGAAAACACCAGCCATAATCCCAGCAACAGGAACGGAAAATACCAATCAAAATCCCAGCAACAGGAACAGAAAACACCAACCAAAATCCCAGCAACAGGAACAGAAAACACCAACCAAAATCCCAGCAACAGGAACGGAAAACACCAACCAAAATCCCAGCGACAGGAACGGAAAACACCAATCAAAATCCCAGCACCAGGAACGGAAAACAACAACCAAAATCCCAGCAATAGGAACGGAAAACAACAACCAAAATCCCAGCAACAGGAACAGAAAACACGAACCAAAATTCCAGCAACAGGAACAGAAAACACCAATTAAAATCCCAGCAACAGGAACAGAAAACACCAACCAAAATCCCAGCAACAGGAACAGAAAACACCAAAAATCTGCCAGCAACAGGAACAGAAAACATCAATCAAATCCCAGCAACAGGAACGGTAAACACCAACCAAAATCCCAGCAACAGGAACAGAAAACACCAGAAATCTGCCAGCAACAGGAACAGAAAACATCAATCAAATCCCAGCAACAGGAACGGTAA